The sequence below is a genomic window from Natronocella acetinitrilica.
ACCTTGCCCGGCGGCGGAAGCCGTATCGACTTCGTGCTGGAAGGACCTGCAGGGGAGCCGCCTTGCTACCTGGAGGTCAAGAACGTGACCGCGGCCGTCGAGGACGGCGTCGCCCTGTTCCCCGATGCGGTCAGCACCAGGGGAACACGGCATATGCGGCATCTGGCCGAGCTGGCAAGCCAGGGTGCCCGGGCGGCGTTGGTGTTCTGTGTGCAGCGTGACGATGTGGCGGAAGTGCGGCCGGCCGATGCCATCGACCCGGCCTATGGGTTGGCGCTTCGCGAGGCCATTGCCGCCGGCGTCGAAGTCTGCGCGCTGGGTGCCCGCGTTTCGCCCCGGCGCATCGCGTTGCAGCGGCGGCTTCCGGTGATATGCCCGCAACTCGACGCGGCCTGAATTGAAGAACTGACGGGAACATACATGTACAAGCCTCTGGAGCTCTTCATCGGGCTGCGTTACACGGGTGCCAAGCGGCGCAACCGATTTGTGTCCTTTATCTCATTGATCTCCATGGCCGGGATTGCACTGGGTGTCATGGCGCTGATCACCGTGCTGTCGGTCATGAACGGCTTCGAACGGGAGTTGCGCGAACGCATTCTCGGTATGGTTGCACATGCCAGCATCCAGGGTGCCTCCGAGCCGCTGTCGGACTGGCGTGATTTGCGCGAGCAGGTGCTCGATCACCCCCGGGTCGAAGGCGCCGCACCGTTTGTCTCTGGCGAGGTCATGGTGACCCGAGGCGGCGAGGTCAGCGGAGCCATGATCCGCGGCATCCTGCCGGAGCATGAAGCCACCGTGTCCCGCGTACTCGATAACGTGCAAGGCGATGCCGCGGAGCGCCTTGAGTCCGGCGAGTACCGGATCATTCTCGGCAGCGCCCTGGCAAGAATGCTCAACGCCCGGGTGGGTGACCGCATAACCGTCGTCACCCCGGAAGCCCGCGCTACCGTTGCCGGTATCGTACCGCGGGTGCGCCGCTTCGAGGTGGCGGGCACCTTCCATGTGGGCATGTACGAATATGATCGCGGGCTTGCCCTCATGCATCTCGACGATGCTGCCGCGATCATGCGCCTGGACGAGGGCATCACAGGTCTGAGGCTCGAATTCGACGACATGATGGCTGCACCCTGGTTGGCCCGTGAACTCGCCCTGACCCTCGACGGGCGCTACTCGGTGCGGGACTGGACCCGTGAGCATGCGAACTTCTTCCGGGCTGTGCAGACGGAAAAGACGGTGATGTTCGTGATTCTGACGCTGATCATCACCGTGGCGGCATTCAACATCGTGTCGACCCTGGTCATGGTGGTAAACGAGAAGCGTTCCGACATCGCCATACTGCGCACGCTGGGTGCAAGCCCCGGCAGCATCATGCGGATCTTCATGATTCAGGGGGCCATTATCGGGATCTTCGGCACACTGCTTGGCACGGTGGCAGGCATCGCCCTGGCCCTGAACGTGGAAACCCTGGTGCCGGCCATCGAAAGCATGCTTGGTCAGCAGTTCCTCCCGGCGGATGTCTATTACATCAGCGACTTGCCGTCGGATCTGCAGATGCGGGATGTTCTGCGTATCTCCGGTGTCGCCCTTGTGCTTTCCCTGGTTGCCACCCTCTATCCCGCCTGGAGAGCATCACGAACCGAACCGGCGGAGGCGCTGCGCTATGAATGAAGTCGACACGACATTGTCCTGCGTGGCAGTTGGCAAGACGTTCAAGGAAGGTCCGGCTCCGGTCACCGTGCTCGAGGATGTGAATCTTGAGGTGCACCGGGGGGAGCAACTCGCCATCGTCGGGCGTTCCGGTTCCGGGAAGAGCACGCTGCTTCATATTCTCGGTGGGCTTGAGCGGCCAAGCGAGGGCACGGTGAGTCTGGCCGGACGTTCGCTGTACGACATGGGCAACAAGGAGCGCGGCCTGGCGCGAAACCGTTATCTGGGCTTCATCTATCAATTCCACCACCTGCTGCCGGAATTCACCGCCGTGGAGAATGTGGCAATGCCGTTGCTGATCCGCGGGGAGTCCGCATCCCTGGCGCGACGTGAGGCTGCTGCGCTGCTTGAGCGCGTCGGCCTCAAGGCACGCAGTGACCACAAACCCTCCGAGCTTTCCGGTGGCGAGCGTCAACGCACGGCCATCGCAAGAGCGTTGGTGACGCGACCGGCCTGCGTGCTGGCGGATGAGCCCACCGGGAACCTGGATAGCCAAACCGCAGATTCCGTTTTCGAATTGCTGCTGGAGTTGAATCAACAGGTGGGCACAAGTCTGCTGGTCGTGACTCACGATCAGGCACTGGCGGCGAGACTGCAGCGCCACGCAATCATGGATGATGGGCGACTGTCCGAGACTGCTTAGGAAGACTCGGGTCTTTTCCTGCGAGCCCGCAATCGGCGGCGTCGCAATTGTGCGCGAATGTGCAGTCGCCAGATCAAATGCACCATGCCGTAGCTGGCCATTCCAAGTAGCACCGCACAGGTCAGGCTGCCCAGCATCAGCGGTTGCCAGATGTTCGCCATCTCCTGCCAGAACCAGTCTATGGTCGGTTCGAAGCCGCGCCGTTGCCGCATGTCCGACCCCATGAGCCAGAGCCCCAGCCTGTACTGGCCGTACATCATCGGCGCCATGGTGATGGGGTTGGAAATCCAGACCCCAGCCAGGGCAATGGGCACGTTGACCCGGAGCAGGATTGCCGTGGCGGCGGAGGGGATCATTTGGAACGGCATGGGAATAAAAGTCCAGAAGACTCCCACACCCAACCCGCCGGCAACACCATGTCGGTTCAGATGCCATAACCTGGGGTTGCCGAGCAGGGCACCAAACAACCGCAACTGGCGGTGCTGACGCACTTCGCTGGACTTTGGCAGATAGCGGCGGAGAAACTTTCTCGGCATCGCGCGACTTTCTGAAGCCTCGATCTGGTGACATGGATGTTCGGCGCCGGGCTGTGACGGTGCGCGCCCACAGGAGCATCACCCGATACGGTGATGGCTTATCTTGCCCTGATTCGCCTTCAGCGTCAGCATAGTCAGCAGAGCGCTGTCCACGGAACGGACGCTGCCATTATTGAACAGACCCGCGCAACCTTCGAATGGTCGCCAGACCTCCAGGGACGGACTATGGCTCACATACTGCCTGGCTTACTCGCCGGGCTTCTGCTGGCACACCTGAACCGGCCAGAACTCTTGGTGGCCGGGCTCATGGCCCTGCTCCCCGGTCTATTCCTGCTGTCGCGGTGCCGTCGGCGTCGTGCTGCCCTGGGTGTGTTGGCTTTCCTCCTCGGATACGCCTGGACTGCCTGGGTTATCGACGCCGAGTTGAATTCACGCCTTCCCCATGACAAGGCAGGCATGGAGGCACTGGTGGAGGGCAGAATTGCCGACCTGCCGGCTGCGGGTGGGCATCGCTTCCTGCTGCGGGTGGACAAGGCCGAAGCCTGGGTTCCACGGCGGATCGATGTGGCCTGGTTCGGCAATGCCGAACCGGTACACGCTGGCGAGCAGTGGCGCTTTCGTCTGCGCTTGCAGCCGGTGGTTGCACCCGCAAACCCCGGCGGCCTGGATCTTGAGCGCTGGCGCACGGCTCGTCGGGTGCACGCCGTGGGTCAGGTTGTTGCAACGCAAGACGCATCGCTGATACAGGATGCACAAGGGCTGCACGCCCTGCGTGAACGTCTATCCGACCGTCTTGTGCGGGTGATCCCGGATTCGGGGGGCGGGGCCATGGCGGCAGCCCTGCTGGTGGGGGATCGGCGCCATCTGGAGCCTGAGCAGTGGCAGCGACTGCTTGATACCGGCACCAATCACCTGGTCGCCATCTCGGGTCTACATATCAGTCTCGCCGCGGGTGGAGTCTGGCTGATTGCCGCTTTTGCCTGGCGTAGATTCTCGCCCTGGTGCGATCGCCTTCCGGCGAGACTGGCCGGCGCGGTACCGGCGCTGGCGGTGGGCGCCGCTTATGCAGCGCTGGCTGGCTTTGCGTTACCCACACAACGTGCGCTCATCATGCTCTTCATCGCGGCGGTGGCCCTCTGCAGTCGTCGCACGGTGGGCCCATTCCAGGTGCTGGCCCTCGCCGCGGTTGCCGTGCTGGTGAGGGACCCGCTTGCCCCGCTACAGGCGGGCTTCTGGCTATCCTTTCTCGCTGTGGCTGTGCTGGTCGCCGTGATCCGCCACCGTCACGCACCGCCATGGCCAGCGTGGCGGCAATGGGCGGCGGCACAGCTCGCGCTTTTTCTCGGCCTTGCGCCAATGACCGCCATGAACTTCGGCCATGTCGCACTGGTTGCACCCCTGGCAAATGCCTTCGCGGTGCCCGCGGTGGGGGCGCTTATCGTGCCCTTGTTGTTGGCGGCGACGCCGATGTTGCTGATCTCGTCTGCCGTTGCCGACTTCATTATTGGTTGGGCAGGCTGGTTGCTCACCCTGCTGGACGCGGCCCTGGGTGGGCTGGCTGCCTTCAGCCCGGTCTTGCGGCAGGGGGCGACAGTGGGTCCGGTGATCGGTGGGCTGAGCTTCGTGCTGGTGCTGGTCTGGTTGCGGGGCGTGTCCCGCTTGGTCTTGTTGCCGATGGCGGCGTTGCTGGCCCTGACCCTGTCATGGCTGCCTGCCCGCATCCCCGACGGCATGGCTGACGTGCTGGTGCTAGATGTGGGATACGGCCACGCCACTCTCGTGCGGACGCGGCATCATTCGCTGTTGGTGGACACCGGTCCTGCGGCTTTTCGGCGTGGCAGACTGGATGCCCTCGCCGAAGCCGGTATCAGCAAACTGGATCGCCTGCTCATCAGCCGCGACCGCGCCGGGCAGCACGCCAGGGGCCAGGATTGGCCAGCGCATCGAATGGCGTACGGGCGTTACGCAGACCATCCGTGCCGGCAAGCCGGCTCCTGGCATTGGGACGGCGTCGACTTCCGCGTGGACGCCGTGGGGGAGGACGATCGCTGTGTGGTGAGTGTGGCAGCCGGTGAAGCCAAGCTGCTGATCGCCACCGGCATCGAGCGGGCAGGGGACTGGGCCCGGTTGCCTTCGGCCGTTGGTAGTCCTGATTATCTCGTGGTGCCGGGGCATGGTCATCGCGACCTGATCCCCGACCTTGAGGCGACTCCCGGTTTCGCGATCGTGCCCGTCGATGCCCGGGGCCGTTATGGCCTCCCGCATGCCTCCCTCCTCGACCATATGGAGGCGGGCGGCACAACTGTTCTGCGCACTGGCTGCCACGGCGCCGTAGGCTGGCGGCTGGGTTCCGCTGAGCGACCGGTCACACAGCGCAGTCAACGCCCATGGTGGGACGGGGCGCGCCCCTTCGGTCAAGACGGCAAATCCGATATGATGCCGAGCGTATGCAGGGAGGGGTGAGCACTGCTGCCACACCCCCGGCGCTCAGGAAGGAGGGACAGGCAACGTGTGGGAACTGATCCAGGCCGGCGGATGGTTGATGGTGCCTATCATCGGCTGCTCGCTGCTGTCGCTCGCAATCATCGGCGAGCGCTTGTGGACGCTGCAGCGCAAGCGCATCATTCCATCGCATCTGGTCGCGCAGGTCTGGCACCTGTTCAAGAACAAGCAACTCGATGCCGCACAGATTCGCAAGCTGCGGGAGTCCTCCCCGCTGGGGCGAGTTCTGGCCGCGGGGCTGATCAATCTCCACCACAGCCGCCCGATCATGATGGAGAGCATCGAGGATGCCGGTCGTCACGAGGCCCACGCGCTGGAGCGGTTTCTCAATACCCTCGGAACCATCGCCTCGATCACGCCATTGCTCGGCCTGCTCGGGACGGTTATCGGCATGATCAAGGTGTTCAGCGCCATAACTGCACACGGTGTTGGTAACGCCCCGGTACTCGCTGGTGGTATATCCGAAGCCCTCATCACGACCGCGGCTGGCCTCACAGTCGCCATTCCCTCGCTGATTGCCTACCGGTACTTCCGCGGCCTGGTGGATCAGTTCGTGGTGGAGATGGAGCAGGAGGCATTGAAGCTCGTCGAGGTGGTGCAGGGGCAGCGTGAGCGCAGCGCACTCGATGAAGAGGGCAAGGCGTGAACCTGCGTCACCGCAGACGTGAAGATCCGGAGATCACGCTGACTCCGCTGATCGACGTCGTCTTCCTCATGCTGATCTTCTTCATGGTCAGCACCACGTTCATGCGCCAGGCGGACCTGGAATTGACACTGCCCGAGGCCAGTCGTGAGCCTGGCGAGCAGATCGTCGAGCCCATAGAGCTGGCTATCAATGCCGAGGGAGAGTTCTTCATCAATGGCCGCGCACTGGTGAACAACCAGGTAGATACGGTGCGTCGCGGCCTGCTGCAGGCCCGTGAAGACACGCCGGATGCACCACTGGTGATCCGTGCCGATGCCAGAACGCCGCACCAGAACCTGGTCATTGCAATGGATGCGGCGAGCCAGGCGAATATCTCGCGGTTGTCCATCGCCACGGTTCCCCAGGAGCAGCAATGAACACGGCACTCGTGAATGCGCTCCCGGTGGAAAGCCCTTCGTGAGCGGCTTTCCGGACTTCTGGCTGCATTCCGGCCCACGCACGCTTGCCTTGTTGCCATTATCGTGGCTGTACCGTGGCGTGATGCTCTGCCGTCGTCTGGCCTACCGTTTCGGCTTGCGCAAGCGCCATCAGCTAGCCGTCCCGGTCATGGTCATTGGCAACATCTTTGTTGGTGGTACTGGCAAGACACCGTTGGTCATCTGGATGACCCGTTACCTTCAGAGCATGAAGCGTCGGCCCGGCATCATCACGCGGGGTTACGGCGGGCAGGCTGAAAAGTGGCCACAGCTTGTCGAGCCCGACAGCGATCCTTACGAAGTCGGTGATGAACCGGTGCTGTTGGCCCAGCGAACGGGTTGCCCGGTGGTGGCAAGCCCCAACCGTGTGGAGGCTGCCGAAGCGCTGCTTCACCAATTCGGCTGCGATGTGATCGTCTCTGATGACGGGCTGCAGCACTATGCCCTCGCCCGGGATCTCGAAGTCGTGGTGATTGATGCCGCCCGCGGACTCGGAAACGGCCATTGCCTGCCCGCCGGACCCTTGCGGGAACCGCGCAGGCGGCTGAGAGGGGTGGATCTCGTGGTGGCCAACGGGGGGCCGTCCTGGATCACCCACTACTACTTCACGTTGAAGCTCGACAAGGCACATGCACTCAGTAGTGACACCGTGTGCGATCTTGGCAGCTTTTCCGGGTCGCAAGTGCATGCCGTAACGGGTATCGGCAACCCGGATCGCTTCTTTGCCGCGTTGAGGCGTTTCGGTATCGAGGTGATTCCCCATCCATTCGCCGATCACCACCCGTTCACCAAGCGCGATATCCTGTTCGATGATGAGCTGCCAGTGCTAATGACAGAAAAGGATGCGGTGAAGTGCACGCGTTTCGCGGATTCGCGCCACTGGGCCGTGCCTGCCGAGACCGTACTCACCGCCGAGACCGAACGCATGCTGATTTCTCGTGTTCGAGCTGGACTGGATCGGTTTCGGAAGCGCCACAACCATGGAAAGACCGGGGCTGACACATGAGCAAGTCCTTCATGGTGGCAATCCCGGCACGTTACGGTTCAACCCGATTCCCGGGTAAGCCGCTCGCGCCTATCGCCGGTCGGCCGATGATTCTGCACACCTGCGATCGGGCAAGGGAAGCAGGTGCAGCTCGTGTGGTCGTCGCGACAGACCATGAGGAAATCGCCGGTGTTTGTACGGATGCAGGCCATGAAGTCATCATGACCTCGGCCGACCACCAGTCCGGTACCGATCGGCTTGCCGAGGTGGTCACAACGCTGGCCTTGGCTGATGATGAGATCGTCATCAATCTCCAGGGTGACGAGCCACTGATGCCACCGGATTTCATCCGGCGTCTGCATGCCCGCCTATCAGAGGCAAGCGAAGCCCGTATGGCCACACTGGTTACGCCCCTTGCCACTGCCGGGGAGTTGCATGATCCCAATGTGGTGAAGGTGGTCATCAACCGCTTGGGCGAGGCCCTCTACTTCAGCAGAGCACCTATTCCCTGGGACCGGCAGAACGCAGGCCGTCCCGCCAGTGTCCAATGCTGGTACCGACACCTCGGTATTTATGCTTATCGGGTGGCATTCCTGCGGGACTATCCGACGATGCAGGCACCAGAGCTGGAACGGATCGAAAGCCTTGAACAGTTGCGCGCGCTCTGGCACGGCGAAACAATTGTCACCGCGAGGGTGGAAGGCGATACCGGCCC
It includes:
- the sfsA gene encoding DNA/RNA nuclease SfsA, with protein sequence MQFEPPLIPATLIRRYKRFLADVHLDDGTALTAHCPNTGSMLGCQEPGARVWLSRSDRPSRKYPHTWELVESSPGVLVGIHTGRSNRLVEEALKTGMLADRLGGFDRIRREVTLPGGGSRIDFVLEGPAGEPPCYLEVKNVTAAVEDGVALFPDAVSTRGTRHMRHLAELASQGARAALVFCVQRDDVAEVRPADAIDPAYGLALREAIAAGVEVCALGARVSPRRIALQRRLPVICPQLDAA
- a CDS encoding lipoprotein-releasing ABC transporter permease subunit, with amino-acid sequence MYKPLELFIGLRYTGAKRRNRFVSFISLISMAGIALGVMALITVLSVMNGFERELRERILGMVAHASIQGASEPLSDWRDLREQVLDHPRVEGAAPFVSGEVMVTRGGEVSGAMIRGILPEHEATVSRVLDNVQGDAAERLESGEYRIILGSALARMLNARVGDRITVVTPEARATVAGIVPRVRRFEVAGTFHVGMYEYDRGLALMHLDDAAAIMRLDEGITGLRLEFDDMMAAPWLARELALTLDGRYSVRDWTREHANFFRAVQTEKTVMFVILTLIITVAAFNIVSTLVMVVNEKRSDIAILRTLGASPGSIMRIFMIQGAIIGIFGTLLGTVAGIALALNVETLVPAIESMLGQQFLPADVYYISDLPSDLQMRDVLRISGVALVLSLVATLYPAWRASRTEPAEALRYE
- the lolD gene encoding lipoprotein-releasing ABC transporter ATP-binding protein LolD produces the protein MNEVDTTLSCVAVGKTFKEGPAPVTVLEDVNLEVHRGEQLAIVGRSGSGKSTLLHILGGLERPSEGTVSLAGRSLYDMGNKERGLARNRYLGFIYQFHHLLPEFTAVENVAMPLLIRGESASLARREAAALLERVGLKARSDHKPSELSGGERQRTAIARALVTRPACVLADEPTGNLDSQTADSVFELLLELNQQVGTSLLVVTHDQALAARLQRHAIMDDGRLSETA
- a CDS encoding DUF2062 domain-containing protein, with translation MPRKFLRRYLPKSSEVRQHRQLRLFGALLGNPRLWHLNRHGVAGGLGVGVFWTFIPMPFQMIPSAATAILLRVNVPIALAGVWISNPITMAPMMYGQYRLGLWLMGSDMRQRRGFEPTIDWFWQEMANIWQPLMLGSLTCAVLLGMASYGMVHLIWRLHIRAQLRRRRLRARRKRPESS
- a CDS encoding DNA internalization-related competence protein ComEC/Rec2; amino-acid sequence: MAHILPGLLAGLLLAHLNRPELLVAGLMALLPGLFLLSRCRRRRAALGVLAFLLGYAWTAWVIDAELNSRLPHDKAGMEALVEGRIADLPAAGGHRFLLRVDKAEAWVPRRIDVAWFGNAEPVHAGEQWRFRLRLQPVVAPANPGGLDLERWRTARRVHAVGQVVATQDASLIQDAQGLHALRERLSDRLVRVIPDSGGGAMAAALLVGDRRHLEPEQWQRLLDTGTNHLVAISGLHISLAAGGVWLIAAFAWRRFSPWCDRLPARLAGAVPALAVGAAYAALAGFALPTQRALIMLFIAAVALCSRRTVGPFQVLALAAVAVLVRDPLAPLQAGFWLSFLAVAVLVAVIRHRHAPPWPAWRQWAAAQLALFLGLAPMTAMNFGHVALVAPLANAFAVPAVGALIVPLLLAATPMLLISSAVADFIIGWAGWLLTLLDAALGGLAAFSPVLRQGATVGPVIGGLSFVLVLVWLRGVSRLVLLPMAALLALTLSWLPARIPDGMADVLVLDVGYGHATLVRTRHHSLLVDTGPAAFRRGRLDALAEAGISKLDRLLISRDRAGQHARGQDWPAHRMAYGRYADHPCRQAGSWHWDGVDFRVDAVGEDDRCVVSVAAGEAKLLIATGIERAGDWARLPSAVGSPDYLVVPGHGHRDLIPDLEATPGFAIVPVDARGRYGLPHASLLDHMEAGGTTVLRTGCHGAVGWRLGSAERPVTQRSQRPWWDGARPFGQDGKSDMMPSVCREG
- a CDS encoding MotA/TolQ/ExbB proton channel family protein; translation: MWELIQAGGWLMVPIIGCSLLSLAIIGERLWTLQRKRIIPSHLVAQVWHLFKNKQLDAAQIRKLRESSPLGRVLAAGLINLHHSRPIMMESIEDAGRHEAHALERFLNTLGTIASITPLLGLLGTVIGMIKVFSAITAHGVGNAPVLAGGISEALITTAAGLTVAIPSLIAYRYFRGLVDQFVVEMEQEALKLVEVVQGQRERSALDEEGKA
- a CDS encoding ExbD/TolR family protein → MNLRHRRREDPEITLTPLIDVVFLMLIFFMVSTTFMRQADLELTLPEASREPGEQIVEPIELAINAEGEFFINGRALVNNQVDTVRRGLLQAREDTPDAPLVIRADARTPHQNLVIAMDAASQANISRLSIATVPQEQQ
- the lpxK gene encoding tetraacyldisaccharide 4'-kinase: MSGFPDFWLHSGPRTLALLPLSWLYRGVMLCRRLAYRFGLRKRHQLAVPVMVIGNIFVGGTGKTPLVIWMTRYLQSMKRRPGIITRGYGGQAEKWPQLVEPDSDPYEVGDEPVLLAQRTGCPVVASPNRVEAAEALLHQFGCDVIVSDDGLQHYALARDLEVVVIDAARGLGNGHCLPAGPLREPRRRLRGVDLVVANGGPSWITHYYFTLKLDKAHALSSDTVCDLGSFSGSQVHAVTGIGNPDRFFAALRRFGIEVIPHPFADHHPFTKRDILFDDELPVLMTEKDAVKCTRFADSRHWAVPAETVLTAETERMLISRVRAGLDRFRKRHNHGKTGADT
- the kdsB gene encoding 3-deoxy-manno-octulosonate cytidylyltransferase, producing the protein MSKSFMVAIPARYGSTRFPGKPLAPIAGRPMILHTCDRAREAGAARVVVATDHEEIAGVCTDAGHEVIMTSADHQSGTDRLAEVVTTLALADDEIVINLQGDEPLMPPDFIRRLHARLSEASEARMATLVTPLATAGELHDPNVVKVVINRLGEALYFSRAPIPWDRQNAGRPASVQCWYRHLGIYAYRVAFLRDYPTMQAPELERIESLEQLRALWHGETIVTARVEGDTGPGIDTPEQLHLAEAALTRLR